Part of the Coriobacteriaceae bacterium genome is shown below.
GCACCTGTCCAAAAAGCCGCTCAACATTGACGACCTGCTGCGTTCGCTGGGTCTCTACGAGCACCGCAACAAGTTCCCGCGCCAGGTCTCGGGCGGCCAGCAGCAGCGCTGTGCCATCGGCCGCGCGCTCGTCAAAAACCCGGGCCTGCTGCTGTGCGACGAGCCCACGGGCGCGCTTGACTACAAGACGTCCAAGGAAATCTTGCAGCTCATGGAAGACGTCAACCGCGAGTACGGCTGCACCGTCATTATCGTCACCCACAACGCTGCCATCGCCCGCATGGCCAATCGCGTGCTGCGCCTGCGCGACGGGCGCATCGTCGAGGATGAGCTCAACGAGTCGCCCGTCGCAGCCGCCGAGCTCGATTGGTAGGCGGCGCCATGACACCTCTCGCAAAACGTCTCCCGCGCGAGCTGCGCCGCAATATCGGTAAGTACCTGGGCATCTTTTTGCTTATGTGCGGAAGCATTGCCCTTACATCGGGCTTTTTGCTTGCGGCGCATTCCATCGGCTGCCTTATCGACGACATGCGCGATGC
Proteins encoded:
- a CDS encoding ABC transporter ATP-binding protein — translated: MATREAYVQVKGLKKHYGDGDARLTVLDGIDTSINRGEVCVMLGPSGSGKSTFLNLIGGLEDADAGSILVDGCDLTVLKPADLGEYRRRELGFVFQFYNLVPDLTIKENIEVTAHLSKKPLNIDDLLRSLGLYEHRNKFPRQVSGGQQQRCAIGRALVKNPGLLLCDEPTGALDYKTSKEILQLMEDVNREYGCTVIIVTHNAAIARMANRVLRLRDGRIVEDELNESPVAAAELDW